From the genome of Aspergillus chevalieri M1 DNA, chromosome 8, nearly complete sequence, one region includes:
- a CDS encoding uncharacterized protein (COG:S;~EggNog:ENOG410Q2TG) — MTLGISQKSFPVLLLSYIGPQHGRLFCASLNEKQLVIRQSRIYSFETQAVAPLDFFSRVLLSRPALNGNAHECGGHGKAQKKRGAQDDIELRRHKTRKVTQQAGNGNWY; from the coding sequence ATGACCTTAGGGATCTCCCAAAAGTCCTTccctgttcttcttctttcatATATAGGCCCTCAGCATGGACGTTTGTTTTGTGCCTCCCTGAATGAAAAGCAATTAGTAATCAGGCAGTCGAGGATTTATAGCTTTGAGACGCAGGCAGTTGCACCGCTTGATTTCTTCTCGCGAGTTCTTCTAAGCCGCCCGGCGCTGAACGGAAATGCGCATGAATGTGGTGGTCATGGAAAGGCGCAGAAGAAACGTGGCGCCCAGGACGACATTGAGCTGCGCCGTCATAAGACAAGGAAGGTCACCCAACAGGCAGGCAATGGCAATTGGTATTGA
- the GNT1 gene encoding N-acetylglucosaminyltransferase (CAZy:GT8;~COG:S;~EggNog:ENOG410QEFX;~InterPro:IPR029044,IPR030518;~TransMembrane:1 (i41-57o);~go_component: GO:0005794 - Golgi apparatus [Evidence IEA];~go_function: GO:0008375 - acetylglucosaminyltransferase activity [Evidence IEA];~go_process: GO:0006487 - protein N-linked glycosylation [Evidence IEA]), giving the protein MKRTSAFPLRRSSTSSEDEPDFFDLPEEPLLAVVKRQLRRIRTWVVLAIFLVLILYYRREQPKRPPLPHIQYDLVDWSRYAYSQYATSSAYLCNAVMVFEALQRLGSRADRVLFYPENWDTEIADSNDRDSQLLVLARDKYRVQLVPIDMDLVKEGSGSGESWDKSISKLLAFGETEYKRLIHLDSDITVLQNMDELFFLPPTTVAMPRAHWLLPESRQLSSLLIVIEPSYREFNALMETSKAAMFGQIETNDTHLYDMELLNNRYGDSAMVLPHRQYALLTGEFRANDHKHFLGDAQEEWNPDKVLAEAKLVHFSDWPLPKPWVMWPQNLLPEMLPKCKNNPGTPQESGCRDRQIWRHLYDDFRRRRRDICKILSYPAPDWPPVE; this is encoded by the exons ATGAAGCGAACATCCGCCTTCCCACTCCGCAGGAGCTCTACATCCTCCGAAGACGAGCCCGACTTCTTCGACCTCCCCGAAGAACCGCTCCTGGCGGTCGTGAAACGGCAACTGCGACGCATTCGAACCTGGGTTGTTCTCGCTATTTTTCTCGTCCTAATCCTCTACTACAGACGCGAGCAACCGAAGCGGCCGCCGCTACCTCATATTCAATACGACCTGGTCGATTGGTCCCGCTACGCTTATAGCCAATATGCGACGTCTAGTGCATACCTTTGTAACGCTGTGATGGTTTTCGAGGCCCTGCAGCGTCTGGGGAGCCGTGCGGATCGTGTGCTGTTTTATCCGGAGAATTGGGATACGGAGATTGCGGATAGTAATGATAGAGATAGTCagttgctggtgctggctagggaCAAGTATAGGGTGCAATTGGTGCCGATTGATATGGATTTGGTCAAGGAGGGATCAG GATCTGGCGAATCATGGGACAAGAGCATCTCCAAGTTGCTCGCGTTCGGCGAAACAGAATACAAACGGTTGATCCATCTTGATTCCGACATCACCGTTCTGCAGAACATGGATGAATTGTTCTTTCTACCTCCTACCACTGTCGCCATGCCCCGGGCGCATTGGCTGTTACCCGAGAGCAGACAATTGTCGTCCTTGTTGATCGTGATCGAACCGTCATACCGCGAATTCAACGCTCTCATGGAGACGTCCAAGGCGGCTATGTTTGGTCAGATTGAGACCAACGATACACACCTGTATGATATGGAACTACTGAACAACCGCTATGGCGATTCAGCCATGGTGCTCCCCCATCGCCAGTACGCCCTTCTCACCGGCGAATTTCGTGCCAACGATCACAAGCACTTCCTTGGAGATGCGCAGGAAGAATGGAACCCTGACAAAGTTCTGGCTGAAGCCAAACTGGTACACTTTTCTGATTGGCCCCTGCCCAAACCCTGGgtcatgtggccgcagaacCTTCTTCCGGAAATGTTGCCGAAGTGCAAGAACAACCCTGGCACACCTCAAGAGAGCGGATGTCGGGATAGACAGATTTGGAGGCATCTTTATGATGACTTTCGGCGGAGACGAAGG GATATTTGCAAGATCCTCAGTTATCCTGCGCCGGATTGGCCTCCAGTGGAATAA
- a CDS encoding DUF1996 domain-containing protein (COG:S;~EggNog:ENOG410PWSJ;~InterPro:IPR018535;~PFAM:PF09362), with translation MFPGNESDHLHLVAGGTAFQRTMAEDTARKAIGTTCGIEIDRSNYWVPELYHKTEGGFELVDVEGIELYYMNRACNYTEDATACDTQNEVAIAPPDGLRMVAGNPFLRTYNDSNPAQQAISHMCIREDGSSNETKHLPQEPCSLLRSQVFFPSCWDGKNVDTHDHHSHMSYPAIGHYNQGVCPPSHPIAIISIFAEFLFDTKPYPDYDNLVYAMGDPTGYGLHGDFVNGWTDLDALRDALVTCTGDKGLTDPSCSVTKDQHGVLAPQSRPMEVHSPKEEREFGQNGPIPKLPGDNPVTGPGDEEEVGGKEGGEKDGKERGKNDGKEDNEQDESENGGSKPKPKPNPAPGDEGSGKGCWFCGWGGLK, from the exons ATGTTCCCCGGGAACGAATCAGACCATCTACACCTGGTCGCAGGAGGAACAGCCTTCCAGCGAACCATGGCGGAAGATACAGCCCGAAAGGCTATAGGGACGACATGCGGTATCGAGATTGATAGGAGTAATTATTGGGTTCCAGAGTTGTATCATAAGACGGAGGGTGGATTTGAGCTTGTGGATGTTGAGGGGATT GAACTGTATTATATGAACCGAGCGTGCAATTATACCGAGGATGCAACGGCTTGCGACACGCAGAATGAGGTTGCGATTGCGCCTCCCGACGGATTACGAATGGTCGCTGGGAACCCTTTTCTTCG AACATATAACGATTCCAACCCAGCCCAGCAAGCAATATCCCACATGTGCATTAGAGAGGACGGATCTTCCAATGAAACGAAACACCTTCCCCAAGAGCCGTGCTCGCTCTTGCGATCTCAGGTCTTCTTCCCATCATGCTGGGACGGGAAGAACGTTGACACCCATGACCACCATAGCCAT ATGTCCTACCCCGCAATCGGCCACTACAACCAAGGCGTCTGCCCACCATCCCACCCAATCGCAATAATTTCCATCTTCGCCGAGTTTCTCTTCGACACAAAGCCCTACCCCGACTACGATAATCTAGTCTACGCAATGGGCGATCCAACCGGCTATGGCCTACACGGGGATTTTGTGAACGGCTGGACAGACCTCGATGCGCTACGGGATGCGCTGGTGACATGTACAGGTGACAAGGGGTTGACTGATCCAAGTTGTTCGGTCACAAAGGATCAACATGGCGTGCTGGCGCCGCAATCTAGGCCGATGGAGGTGCATTCGCCTAAGGAGGAGAGAGAGTTTGGGCAGAATGGGCCGATTCCGAAGTTACCGGGGGATAACCCTGTGACGGGGCCTggggatgaagaggaagtggGTGGAAAGGAGGGTGGAGAAAAGGACggaaaagagagaggaaaaaaTGATGGGAAAGAGGACAATGAGCAGGACGAGAGTGAGAACGGTGGCTCCAAGCCGAAGCCAAAGCCAAACCCGGCGCCGGGAGATGAGGGATCCGGGAAGGGATGTTGGTTTTGCGGCTGGGGAGGGTTGAAATGA